Proteins co-encoded in one Pseudarthrobacter chlorophenolicus A6 genomic window:
- a CDS encoding HNH endonuclease translates to MIDQLRQLEDVKAVAAARQAEITVAFDLAQRREQAAAGVPADQLGVGVGAQVALARRESPSRGGRLLGLARTLTGMPHTFAAFRSGRLSEWRTTLVVKETICLSPEDRAGVDEELAADTGTFDGAGDRTIISAVKAAAYRRDPVSVARRAAKAVEERTVSLRPAPDTMARLTALLPVAQGVAVYAALTKEAGALRSSGDGRSTGQIMADTLAERITGTPGGISGVQVQLVMTDRTLLQGDSEPARLAGYGIVPAAWARELAAGHQLGTGTAARAASRAGSATGVGTPVAGGAPRNLAGPSTNEETRADPEPAMAVWVRRLYTAPGTGDLIGMDSKARLFPAGLKRFLQTRDDTCRTPYCDAPIRHHDHITPWHHEGDTTTNNGQGLCEACNHTKESPGWSAATAPNPGARHTVKLRTPTGHTYHSTAPPLPGDRSSTLPTYDPQPGALPGAGADQERRRRANLPLRQKLERRARTRVPHASGSKAAAVGIPEAKRNSVEVLGRAGPTPAVKAGSNGQPLRCYRLGAGVGVGLGPIIDWGGPGKGAAG, encoded by the coding sequence ATGATTGATCAGCTCCGGCAGCTTGAGGATGTGAAGGCTGTTGCGGCGGCGCGGCAGGCCGAGATCACTGTCGCGTTCGACCTGGCGCAGCGGCGGGAGCAGGCTGCTGCCGGTGTTCCCGCTGATCAGCTTGGAGTGGGTGTCGGGGCGCAGGTGGCGTTGGCGCGGCGGGAGTCCCCGTCCCGGGGCGGGCGGCTGCTGGGACTGGCGAGGACCCTGACCGGGATGCCCCACACCTTTGCCGCGTTCCGGTCCGGACGGTTGAGTGAGTGGCGGACCACGCTGGTGGTGAAGGAAACCATCTGCCTTTCACCCGAGGACCGGGCGGGCGTGGATGAGGAACTTGCCGCCGACACCGGCACCTTTGATGGTGCCGGGGACCGGACCATCATCTCCGCGGTCAAAGCCGCCGCGTACCGGCGCGACCCCGTCTCGGTGGCCAGGCGGGCGGCCAAAGCGGTGGAGGAACGGACGGTAAGCCTTCGCCCGGCCCCGGACACCATGGCCCGGCTGACCGCGCTCCTGCCGGTCGCCCAGGGTGTGGCGGTCTACGCTGCCCTTACCAAGGAAGCCGGCGCCCTCCGGTCCTCCGGGGACGGCCGGTCCACGGGCCAGATCATGGCCGACACCTTGGCTGAACGGATCACCGGGACCCCGGGCGGGATCAGCGGGGTCCAGGTCCAGCTCGTCATGACCGACCGGACCCTGTTACAAGGCGACAGCGAACCGGCCCGGCTCGCCGGGTACGGCATCGTGCCCGCCGCCTGGGCCCGCGAACTCGCCGCCGGACATCAACTGGGCACGGGCACCGCCGCCCGCGCCGCCAGCCGTGCAGGCAGTGCCACCGGTGTGGGTACTCCCGTTGCCGGCGGTGCACCCCGGAACCTTGCCGGCCCCAGCACCAACGAAGAAACCCGGGCCGACCCCGAGCCCGCGATGGCTGTCTGGGTGAGGCGGCTCTACACCGCCCCAGGAACCGGCGACCTCATCGGCATGGACTCCAAAGCCCGGCTCTTCCCGGCAGGACTCAAACGCTTCCTCCAAACCCGCGACGACACCTGCCGCACCCCATACTGCGACGCACCCATCCGCCACCACGACCACATCACCCCCTGGCACCACGAAGGCGACACCACAACCAACAACGGCCAAGGACTCTGCGAAGCCTGTAACCACACTAAAGAAAGCCCGGGCTGGTCAGCTGCAACAGCTCCCAATCCCGGGGCACGCCACACCGTGAAGCTCCGAACTCCCACCGGCCACACCTACCACTCCACCGCACCACCACTCCCAGGAGACCGGAGTTCCACACTGCCCACCTACGACCCGCAGCCTGGAGCACTCCCTGGCGCGGGCGCGGATCAGGAGCGCCGCCGTCGTGCCAACCTTCCCTTGCGGCAGAAACTGGAACGGCGGGCCAGGACCCGCGTGCCTCATGCTTCAGGATCCAAGGCGGCCGCCGTCGGCATCCCCGAAGCTAAGCGAAACAGCGTGGAAGTGCTCGGCCGGGCCGGACCAACGCCAGCTGTTAAGGCAGGTTCAAACGGCCAGCCCCTGCGTTGCTACCGCTTAGGCGCGGGCGTGGGTGTCGGACTCGGACCGATCATCGACTGGGGAGGCCCGGGGAAAGGAGCGGCGGGGTAG
- a CDS encoding transglycosylase domain-containing protein, translating to MAKKKKRRSGFGAALGRFVGFLAASAMCGVLVASLVVPAVAAAGIGVSNSIGFFEGLPKELTVQPPSQSTRVLTSDGQPIATFYAENRVRIPLDQMSPYIKDAIISIEDSRFYEHAGVDPQGILRAVIANVTKGDQQGASTITQQYVTNVVNEARLSQDRPDEVVLSGQKDMGDKLREMRLAIALEKKYSKDQILEGYLNIVFFNSDAYGVEAAARYFFGTTAKDLTLPQAALLAGLVNSPTFYNPAINPENSLARRNQVLDEMLRLRKITQAQHDEAKATPVELKITPERQGCANAAMAPYFCDYISHLILNNPAFGPNEVERERKLYRGGLTIVTTLDSRLQAAAQAQVDSTAGANPDKWGAALVTVQPGTGKILAMAQNTAFLPEPGKFDTQLNFNVDARDPQGNDLNGAGGFQTGSTMKPFTFAEWLNEGKSLTTEIDASRRVYPLGFPWRSSCGKVLGAYSTAQNNPELGAADDLQNSEEGFYRKMPINYGLYNSINTATFASAAQLDFCGIQKMVDAVGLHSGLDGTPINMHQLGNLLGATGVAPLHLANAFATFANDGRYCNPIALLDIKDATGGKLPAQTTECRDAVKPEVARGVNSVLQDVLVRGSGFWIQPKVHDKWPTAAKTGTSNNNGATWIVGYTSGLATASFFGDALEGQKRAGQNVTINGTFYPRLDGYMIAGPQWANYMLKAVPLYPAAPFPGPPQSMIGPSPTPTPAPKR from the coding sequence CCGGCAGTTGCGGCGGCCGGGATCGGAGTCAGCAACTCGATCGGCTTCTTCGAAGGCCTGCCCAAAGAGCTGACGGTCCAGCCGCCGTCGCAATCCACCAGGGTTCTCACCTCCGACGGCCAGCCGATCGCGACGTTCTACGCCGAGAACCGCGTGCGGATTCCACTGGACCAGATGTCGCCGTACATCAAGGACGCCATCATCTCCATTGAGGACAGCAGGTTCTACGAGCACGCGGGAGTCGACCCCCAGGGCATCCTCCGGGCAGTGATCGCCAACGTGACAAAAGGGGACCAGCAGGGCGCGTCCACCATTACCCAGCAGTACGTCACCAACGTGGTCAATGAGGCCCGGCTGTCCCAGGACCGGCCGGACGAGGTGGTCCTGAGCGGCCAGAAGGACATGGGCGACAAGTTGCGGGAGATGCGGCTGGCCATCGCCCTGGAAAAGAAGTACAGCAAGGACCAGATCCTTGAGGGGTACCTGAACATCGTCTTCTTCAACAGCGATGCCTATGGCGTCGAGGCGGCGGCCCGGTACTTCTTCGGCACCACCGCAAAGGACCTCACGCTGCCGCAGGCTGCCCTCCTGGCCGGGCTGGTCAACAGCCCCACGTTCTACAACCCGGCCATCAACCCCGAGAACTCGCTGGCGCGACGCAACCAGGTCCTTGACGAGATGCTTCGCCTCAGGAAAATCACCCAGGCGCAGCATGACGAAGCAAAAGCTACACCCGTGGAACTCAAGATCACCCCGGAGCGCCAAGGCTGCGCCAATGCCGCCATGGCCCCCTACTTCTGCGACTACATCTCCCACCTCATCCTCAACAACCCCGCCTTCGGGCCCAACGAAGTCGAACGTGAGCGCAAGCTGTACAGGGGTGGGCTGACCATCGTCACCACCTTGGACAGCCGGCTGCAGGCGGCTGCTCAGGCCCAGGTGGACAGCACAGCGGGCGCCAACCCGGATAAGTGGGGTGCAGCCCTGGTCACGGTGCAACCGGGAACGGGCAAGATCCTGGCAATGGCCCAGAACACCGCGTTCCTGCCCGAACCGGGCAAGTTCGACACCCAGCTGAACTTCAACGTCGATGCCCGGGACCCGCAGGGGAATGACCTGAACGGTGCGGGCGGCTTCCAAACCGGATCCACCATGAAGCCATTCACCTTCGCGGAGTGGCTCAATGAGGGCAAGTCCCTGACCACAGAGATTGATGCTTCACGGCGCGTTTATCCGCTCGGGTTCCCGTGGCGCTCCAGCTGCGGCAAAGTGCTGGGCGCCTACAGCACCGCGCAGAACAACCCCGAGCTGGGTGCGGCCGATGACCTGCAGAATTCCGAGGAGGGCTTCTACCGGAAGATGCCCATCAACTACGGCCTCTACAACTCGATCAATACGGCCACGTTTGCGTCAGCCGCGCAGCTGGATTTTTGCGGCATCCAAAAGATGGTTGATGCCGTTGGACTGCACAGCGGCCTGGATGGAACACCGATCAACATGCACCAGTTGGGCAACCTGCTGGGAGCTACCGGCGTGGCACCGCTCCACTTGGCCAACGCCTTCGCCACCTTCGCCAACGACGGCCGGTACTGCAACCCCATCGCCCTGCTGGACATCAAGGACGCCACGGGCGGAAAGCTTCCCGCCCAAACAACCGAGTGCAGGGACGCGGTGAAGCCGGAGGTGGCGCGCGGCGTCAACAGCGTCCTGCAGGACGTGCTGGTGAGGGGTTCCGGCTTCTGGATCCAGCCGAAGGTTCACGACAAGTGGCCGACGGCTGCCAAGACCGGCACCTCCAACAACAACGGCGCCACCTGGATTGTTGGCTACACCAGCGGGCTGGCCACGGCATCCTTCTTCGGGGACGCGCTCGAAGGCCAGAAACGTGCAGGCCAAAACGTCACCATCAACGGAACGTTCTATCCCCGCCTCGACGGTTACATGATCGCCGGCCCGCAATGGGCAAACTACATGCTCAAGGCGGTTCCCCTCTACCCCGCCGCTCCTTTCCCCGGGCCTCCCCAGTCGATGATCGGTCCGAGTCCGACACCCACGCCCGCGCCTAAGCGGTAG
- a CDS encoding GNAT family N-acetyltransferase: MNGVENLETKRLILRPWEPEDADFVLDLYSRWKVQRFIGNPPRVMADRAEAEERIRVWRAMDHPVHAVWAVQLKDPAQQANPTRPTNPAHPTNPAQQANPAQPTNPPQQTDPAQPRIPGHSKPALAGTLLLKSIPASGAALPLQPSGDTEIGWHFHPDLWGKGYATEAAAAVLAYAFNNGVPKVVAVTNPANAASQSVCTRIGLLHQGQTSEYYNALCELYELANPEA, encoded by the coding sequence ATGAACGGCGTGGAGAACCTAGAAACAAAGCGGCTGATCCTCCGACCCTGGGAGCCCGAGGATGCAGACTTCGTGCTGGATCTCTACTCCCGCTGGAAGGTGCAGCGCTTCATCGGAAACCCGCCCCGCGTGATGGCGGACCGCGCTGAGGCCGAGGAACGCATCCGGGTGTGGCGAGCCATGGACCATCCGGTCCACGCGGTCTGGGCCGTTCAATTGAAGGACCCAGCTCAACAGGCGAACCCAACCCGCCCAACAAACCCCGCCCACCCAACAAACCCAGCCCAGCAGGCGAACCCAGCCCAACCAACAAACCCACCGCAACAGACAGACCCTGCGCAGCCAAGAATCCCCGGACACAGCAAGCCCGCACTCGCCGGGACGCTGCTCCTCAAGTCCATTCCGGCGTCGGGCGCTGCACTCCCCCTGCAGCCGTCGGGTGACACGGAGATCGGCTGGCATTTCCACCCGGACCTCTGGGGAAAGGGGTACGCCACCGAGGCCGCGGCGGCAGTCCTCGCCTACGCCTTCAATAACGGCGTGCCCAAAGTGGTGGCGGTGACCAACCCCGCCAACGCAGCGTCGCAAAGTGTGTGCACCAGGATCGGACTGCTCCACCAAGGGCAGACCAGCGAGTACTACAACGCCCTGTGCGAGCTGTACGAACTGGCGAACCCGGAAGCTTAG